The Geotalea uraniireducens Rf4 genome window below encodes:
- a CDS encoding hybrid sensor histidine kinase/response regulator — MPPFSLKTKIKQKRTEKEIKHTLSLLKATLESTADGILVIDRERRIISYNKKFADMWHIPGTLLATTDDDHLQSVVLHQMKSPADFIARINEIHSYPACESYDVLEFADGRFFERVSKPQTIEDKIVGRVWSFRDITEQRKLECQLRHSQKMEAIGTLTGGIAHDFNNILTAIIGYGNLIQMQMDKSDPLLHYLVQLLAATDKATCLTKGLLTYSRKQPLNPCHADLNDIVKRVTKLLSRLISENIDFSSILTERKLCVTADSGQIEQVIMNLVTNARDAMPEGGTIIINTDVAELDDTFIRNQDYGHAGMYALISVSDSGVGMDKVMMERIFEPFFTTKEVGRGTGLGLSIVYGIIKKHNGFIQVDSEPDNGSVFKVYLPLTSNNATEMHVKPQNVQIGGTETILLIEDNLEVRQLLKALLEQYGYKVIEAADGEDAIERFIEHQDDIQLLVLDVIIPKKNGREVYNELKQIRHDIRALFTSGYSTDIISKNGIMEEGLDFISKPLAPSALLAKIREMLEQPRP; from the coding sequence ATGCCACCATTCAGTTTAAAGACCAAGATCAAACAGAAGCGGACGGAAAAGGAGATAAAACATACCCTGTCATTGCTCAAGGCAACCCTTGAATCGACTGCCGACGGCATTCTGGTTATAGACCGGGAGAGGAGAATCATCAGTTACAACAAGAAATTTGCCGACATGTGGCACATTCCAGGCACTCTCCTCGCCACAACGGATGATGACCACCTGCAGTCGGTTGTTCTCCACCAGATGAAATCCCCCGCAGACTTCATCGCAAGGATCAACGAGATACACAGCTACCCAGCATGCGAAAGTTATGACGTCCTGGAATTTGCGGACGGCAGATTTTTCGAGCGGGTTTCCAAACCGCAGACCATCGAAGATAAAATAGTCGGGAGGGTGTGGAGTTTTCGCGACATCACCGAACAAAGAAAACTTGAATGCCAGCTCAGGCACTCGCAGAAAATGGAAGCCATCGGCACATTGACCGGCGGCATTGCCCATGACTTCAACAACATACTTACTGCCATCATCGGTTACGGCAACCTTATCCAGATGCAGATGGACAAATCAGACCCCCTGCTCCACTACCTGGTACAGTTGCTTGCCGCTACAGACAAGGCAACCTGCCTCACTAAAGGTTTGCTGACCTACAGCAGAAAGCAGCCCCTTAATCCATGTCATGCTGATCTCAATGATATCGTCAAAAGGGTTACCAAGCTTTTATCAAGACTTATCAGCGAAAATATCGATTTTTCGTCCATCCTGACAGAGCGGAAATTGTGCGTTACGGCCGACAGCGGGCAGATAGAGCAGGTCATCATGAACCTCGTCACAAACGCCAGGGATGCCATGCCCGAAGGGGGAACCATCATCATCAACACCGACGTGGCGGAATTGGACGACACTTTCATCAGAAACCAGGATTACGGGCATGCGGGAATGTATGCCCTCATCTCCGTATCGGATTCCGGCGTAGGCATGGATAAAGTAATGATGGAGAGGATTTTCGAACCGTTTTTCACAACCAAGGAGGTAGGTAGAGGCACGGGCCTCGGTCTTTCCATCGTCTATGGGATAATTAAAAAGCATAACGGCTTTATTCAGGTTGACAGTGAACCGGATAACGGCTCTGTATTCAAAGTCTATCTCCCCCTGACCAGCAATAATGCTACGGAAATGCACGTCAAACCCCAAAACGTCCAGATCGGGGGGACGGAAACCATCCTCCTCATAGAAGACAACTTAGAGGTAAGACAGCTTCTCAAAGCGCTCCTGGAGCAATACGGTTACAAGGTTATAGAAGCGGCGGACGGAGAAGACGCAATAGAAAGATTCATCGAGCACCAGGACGACATTCAGCTGCTGGTGCTCGATGTTATCATACCGAAGAAAAACGGTAGGGAAGTATACAACGAGTTGAAACAGATACGACATGACATCAGGGCACTGTTCACGAGCGGTTACAGCACCGACATAATCAGCAAGAACGGTATTATGGAAGAGGGGCTGGATTTTATCTCAAAGCCGCTCGCCCCGAGTGCCCTTCTGGCAAAGATCAGGGAGATGCTGGAGCAGCCTAGACCCTGA